Genomic segment of Streptosporangium sp. NBC_01755:
GGCCGCAGTGTCGCGGCCGGTCAGTGGGCATACGCCGAATGGGACGCCCTCAACCGGTTGTGGAAGGCCGGCGTCCCGGTGCCGTATCCCTTGCAGGTGGACGGCACCGAGCTGCTGATGGAGTTCATCGACGACGGCGAGGGCGGTGCCGCGCCCCGGCTCGCCCAGGTCCGGCCGTCGAAGGAGCTGCTCGGCGTGTACTTCGAGCAGCTCCGCAACGGCATGCGTGAACTGGCCCGCGCGGGGCTCGCGCACGGCGACCTTTCGCAGTACAACGTCCTCGCGCAGGCCGAGCGGATCGTGATGATCGACCTGCCCCAGGTCGTCGACATCGTCGGCAACCCGAAGGGCATGGACTTCCTGATGCGCGACTGCCACAACATGGCCACGTGGTTCACGAACCGCGGGCTTGAGATCGACGAACAGGAGCTGTTCGCCGACCTGCTCGCGATGGTGTTCTGATCGCCTTCTGCAGAACGCGGTCCCTGTTCACGCGGTTGCGGGCCAGGTCCTCCAACACCCCGTACGTCCCCGTCTCCACCCCGGGCATCGACGCGCGCCAGAACCGCTGGTCGTCAAGGTCGCGGAAGCGCGGGGAGAAGTTGTAGCCCAGGATCTTGAACAGGCCGAACACCATGTCGGAGTTTATATGGACACTGTCAAGGGCTGTCGCCTGCTCATGCCGACCGATCGCCATCACTTCGGTGCCC
This window contains:
- a CDS encoding serine protein kinase RIO, whose translation is MSSEYELSDTYFDLDSRRSEFTGDESQPDPAAAFVFKFHSVDEELGPDQRWSTWLDVERGSRGPEPRPSWVVTEQAAIDTELGVLKTGKEADVFLLERAVEAIGDTPAKSSLLAAKRYRTEEHRSFHRSTSYVEGRRTRNSRDSRAMAKKTSHGRSVAAGQWAYAEWDALNRLWKAGVPVPYPLQVDGTELLMEFIDDGEGGAAPRLAQVRPSKELLGVYFEQLRNGMRELARAGLAHGDLSQYNVLAQAERIVMIDLPQVVDIVGNPKGMDFLMRDCHNMATWFTNRGLEIDEQELFADLLAMVF
- a CDS encoding Tn3 family transposase, which encodes MRSADEGGVARRSPPAWQAGTEVMAIGRHEQATALDSVHINSDMVFGLFKILGYNFSPRFRDLDDQRFWRASMPGVETGTYGVLEDLARNRVNRDRVLQKAIRTPSRAGRRTAPVRRSQARGS